In Littorina saxatilis isolate snail1 linkage group LG8, US_GU_Lsax_2.0, whole genome shotgun sequence, a single genomic region encodes these proteins:
- the LOC138974391 gene encoding uncharacterized protein encodes MSSARFSFECKADPKTTYTVYCSIAPVNVPKQFLGLYSGSVSNTVGSIDIKFQIRKEDSAVVRNLTLNGTTKTVTVKGEDRVTLSLNCWAYGQPAPKSLTIYKDNIAVTASEVQYRRTGKWDYMAMVTLSEVQCRDKGTYTCTTDNGIGDPDSRSISLNVTYAPQQILPATLNPVDDGISFKLKACPIPETFVFTHHGNIVDKGGISVGCEKDTVVDDSAVSCLIAPRDVPKQELGSYTVAVSNGVGSVDIMFTIHEEDRAVITNLTLNNASETLTVTGDVGVTLYIICNVFGRPVPEYVLITRGYTTFGPRDVQYQRTGNWTRQAVVTLPAVQCGDMGAYTCEAENGIVGSDTRTIQLNVECPPRKIFDDTLTMKDGRLAFSLAAYPVPDRFVFFHLSNLTSVGLNMSGKFSGGCEQDRITEFTVNCEVTFLDRLQNVEGLYMAEMYNDLGKVEVKFSIQEREDKPLMGQWAALGAVGFIISIAIVVAVTVICRRRNNDRTKMVYSLAHRISGLYEEIDENAIRGRHRVIALLVPSANRSMPQLPEAGVPIRIIDEQRHIDAVQNRPLPSTPDAGASFSTDHEQNTLQAEEMEMGALGGMISSGNDYDQAQQTTDNDDYMYSPLETSSCSQSNEKEDPTSAEPDDASATGDYYLHPIVDSPSQDD; translated from the exons ATGTCCTCTGCAAGATTCTCGTTTGAGTGCAAAGCAGACCCAAAGACAACGTACACAGTGTATTGCTCCATTGCACCAGTTAATGTTCCCAAGCAATTTCTGGGGCTTTACTCTGGTTCTGTGTCCAACACCGTTGGCAGCATTGACATCAAATTCCAGATTCGAAAGGAAG ACAGCGCAGTAGTGAGGAACCTCACTTTAAACGGCACAACCAAGACAGTGACAGTAAAGGGGGAAGACCGAGTAACACTGTCTCTGAACTGCTGGGCCTATGGACAGCCGGCGCCCAAAAGTCTAACTATCTACAAAGACAACATTGCTGTCACAGCGTCTGAAGTTCAGTACCGCCGAACAGGGAAGTGGGACTACATGGCCATGGTGACACTATCAGAGGTCCAGTGCAGAGACAAGGGAACCTACACCTGCACGACAGACAATGGGATTGGTGACCCGGACTCCAGAAGTATTTCACTTAATGTCACAT ATGCGCCTCAACAGATTCTCCCAGCGACACTGAATCCTGTGGACGATGGAATATCCTTCAAGCTGAAGGCCTGTCCAATTCCTGAGACGTTTGTCTTCACGCACCACGGTAACATTGTTGACAAGGGGGGGATTTCAGTTGGCTGTGAGAAGGATACAGTTGTAGACGACTCTGCAGTGAGCTGCTTGATCGCTCCGCGTGATGTTCCCAAACAAGAGTTGGGTTCTTACACCGTTGCAGTGTCTAATGGTGTGGGAAGCGTTGACATCATGTTCACTATCCACGAGGAAG ACCGGGCAGTCATAACAAATTTGACATTGAACAACGCAAGCGAAACGTTGACAGTGACTGGAGATGTTGGCGTTACCTTGTACATCATATGTAATGTCTTTGGGCGCCCGGTACCTGAGTATGTGCTCATCACACGAGGCTACACTACATTCGGCCCTCGAGATGTCCAGTATCAGAGGACAGGGAACTGGACCCGACAAGCTGTGGTCACTCTTCCCGCTGTGCAGTGTGGGGATATGGGGGCCTACACATGTGAAGCTGAAAACGGTATCGTTGGGTCGGATACAAGGACAATCCAATTGAACGTTGAAT GCCCACCAAGAAAAATCTTCGACGATACTCTGACCATGAAGGACGGAAGGTTGGCCTTCAGCCTGGCAGCCTACCCAGTTCCTGACAGATTTGTCTTCTTCCACCTTAGTAATCTGACATCTGTGGGATTGAACATGTCCGGAAAGTTTTCAGGCGGATGTGAGCAGGATCGAATAACGGAGTTCACTGTCAACTGTGAGGTCACTTTCCTTGACCGTCTGCAGAACGTTGAGGGGCTTTACATGGCGGAGATGTATAATGACTTGGGGAAAGTTGAGGTCAAGTTTTCCATCCAAGAAAGAGAAG ATAAACCTTTAATGGGACAATGGGCAGCTTTGGGAGCTGTTGGCTTCATTATCTCTATTGCCATTGTCGTTGCTGTTACCGTCATCTGCAGACGACGTAATAATG aCCGTACCAAGATGGTGTACTCACTCGCACACCGCATTTCTGGTTTGTACGAAGAAATCGACGAGAACGCCATCAGGGGACGACACCGGGTCATCGCACTTCTGGTACCTTCTGCAAACAGGTCTATGCCTCAACTACCAGAAGCCGGAGTTCCTATCCGTATCATCGACGAACAGCGACACATTGACGCTGTCCAAAACAGGCCACTGCCATCAACCCCCGATGCTGGAGCATCGTTTTCTACTGACCACGAGCAAAACACGCTGCAAGCAGAGGAGATGGAGATGGGCGCCCTGGGAGGCATGATTTCATCAGGGAACGATTATGATCAAGCGCAGCAAACTACTGACAACGACGATTATATGTATTCACCTCTGGAGACCTCATCTTGCAGCCAGTCAAATGAGAAAGAAGATCCTACCTCTGCTGAGCCTGACGATGCTTCTGCCACGGGTGATTACTATCTGCATCCAATTGTTGATAGTCCCTCTCAGGACGACTAA